The DNA window TACCTCACCCCGGCCACTATTTCGAAAGCCTCAACTACTTTTTGATGTCAATTTTGCTTATTTTCTCTTTCGGAAGAAAAAGCATACGATTTTGCAAGAAAAATCTATTCATAAATTAGCAAAGTTTTTCTTATTCTCGGCTCCCTGTTTACTTGATAAAATCATGACTAAATACACCATCAGCGAGGCTTTCTCTGCTGGAATCGGCTTAGCTTTAGGATTAACTATGACACAGTACATTTCTCAAGCCATGAAACCACCAGAAAAAATCATTAGACAAGTTATCATCTGCTTACGATGCGGCAGCAAGAACCCAGTTGAAAACAAGTTCTGCGGACAATGCGGTAAATCCCTATACCCACCACCGCCTACTCAATGTCTAAAATGTGGAGCAACTGTTCCTTCAAATATAAAATTCTGTATAAAATGCGGCTCTCCGCTAAAAGAAGCAAAGAAAACTGGAAAAAAGAGAAAGTGAAAGCTTCTTAGCTTAATTTTTCTCCACAGTTACCGCAGAACTTTGTTCCAGCAGGATTCTTCGCATTGCATTTTGGACAGGTTATTTCGCTGGCAGCTGGTTGAGCAAGTGGAGTGCCACAATTTCCACAGAATTTCGTGCCAGCAGGATTCTCAGCCTTACACTTCGGACAGACAACTTTTGCTTGTGGAGCTAAACTTGCACCGCAATTACCACAGAATTTGGTACCCACAGGATTTTTGGCACCGCAGCTTTGGCAAATAATCAGCTGTTGAGGTTGACCAGCTTGTGCTTGCTGCATCTGCTGAGCCATCATGTAAGGCATTGTTAAGCCCATTCCAGCGCCTAAACCAGCAGCTGCTGCGCCTCCAC is part of the Candidatus Bathyarchaeota archaeon A05DMB-5 genome and encodes:
- a CDS encoding zinc-ribbon domain-containing protein, with the translated sequence MTKYTISEAFSAGIGLALGLTMTQYISQAMKPPEKIIRQVIICLRCGSKNPVENKFCGQCGKSLYPPPPTQCLKCGATVPSNIKFCIKCGSPLKEAKKTGKKRK